The Cervus canadensis isolate Bull #8, Minnesota chromosome 5, ASM1932006v1, whole genome shotgun sequence genome contains the following window.
ttgggagaaaataatagcaaatgaagaaacagacaaaggattaatctcaaaatatacaagcaactcctgcagctcaattccagaaaaataaatgacccaatcaaaaaatgggccaaagaactaaacagacatttctccaaagaagacatacagatggctaacaaacacatgaaaagttgctcaacatcactcattattagagaaatgcaaatcaaaaccacaatgaggtaccattacacgccagtcaggatggctgctatccaaaagtctacaagcaataaatgctggagagggtgtggagaaaagggaaccctcttacactgttggtgggaatgcaaactagtacagccactatggaaaacagtgtggagattccttaaaaactggaaatagaactgccatatgacccagcaatcccacttctgggcatacacactgaggaaaccagatctgaaagagacacgtgcaccccagtgttcattgcagcactgtttataatagccaggacattgaaacaacctagatgtccatcagcagacgaatggataaggaagctgtggtacatatacaccatggaatattactcagccgttaaaaggaattcatttgaatcagttctaatgagatggataaactggagccccttatacagagtgaagtaagccagaaaaataaagaacattacagcatactaacacatatatatggaatttagaaagatggtaacgataaccctatatgcaaaacagaaaaaagagacacagaaatacagaacagacttttgaactctgtgggagaatgtgagggtgggatagttcaaaagaacagcatgtatactatctatggtgaaacagatcaccagcccaggtgggatgcatgagacaagtgctcgggcctggtgcattgggaagacccagaggaattggagtgtgagagggagatgggaggggggatcgggagcgggaataagtgtaaatctatggctgttTCATATCaattatgacaaaacccactgaaatgtttgaagttaattagcctccaactaattaaaaaaaattaaaaaaaaaaaaagaaaacagatatacAATTACTGGTTTTAATAAGTGTGACAATGGAAAGAATAGGAATCTTGAGAGAGAATAACAAGGTTACATGATTTAGTTTGGGAGTGGGGAGGACAGTGGGATGGTCAGGCAAGGCTGAGtggagctgagatctgaaggatgaataggagtctGGTGGACAAGAGAGGAAATCCTATTGAAGGCAGAGTAAACAAGTGTACAAAAATTTGATGTGGGAAAGGACTCAGCCATTTCCAAGACGGGCAGGTATGGCTGCAGCTACAAGGATTCTGAACAGGATGGTGGGAGATGAGGATAGACAAACAGGCAAGAGTGGATGAATCAGGACCTTGAAGGTAATGGTACACTAGTTGTAATGCGAAGCCTCCAGAAGGTTATAAGGGAGGACAACCTGATTTACATCTAAAAAGCTGGCTATTGTGTATAGGAGTGGGGCAAGACTGGAggtagagagaggaggaggaaagcatTAGCTGTGGTCCAAGACAATGATAGTCATCATTTGGACAGAAGTCATGATAAAGGGGGAAAGTGGCCATTTTAAAGATAGAATTTTAGATGGAATATCAGGACTTGTTGATGGAAAAACTACCAAGAATGTTTCTCTTTGTCTCATCCATTGCCAATAATAAACATGTATAGTggatcactttaaaaaaaaaaaaaaagaaaccacttaCTATGATGTTTTGGGGGTCAAACCCAATGCCACCCAAGAAGAATTGAAAAAGGCTTACAGGAAACTGGCCTTGAAGTACCACCCTGATAAGAACCCAAATGAAGGCGAGAAGtttaaacagatttctcaagctTACGAAGTGCTTTCTGATGCAAAGAAAAGGGAATTATATGACAAAGGAGGAGAACAGGCAATTAAAGAAGGTGGAGCAGGTGGTGGTTTTGGCTCCCCCATGGACATCTTTGATATGTTTttcagaggaggaggcaggatgcagagagagaggagaggtaaAAACGTTGTGCATCAACTTACAGTAACTTTAGAAGATTCATATAATGGTGCAACAAGAAAACTAGCTCTGCAAAAGAATGTGATTTGTGACAAATGTGAAGGCCAAGGTGGTAAGAAAGGAGCGGTAGAATGCTGTCCCAATTGCCGAGGTACTGGAATGCAAATAAGAATTCATCAGAGAGGACCTGGAATGGTTCAGCAAATTCAGTCTGTCTGCATGGAGTGCCAGGGCCATGGGGAGCGGATCAGCCCTAAAGATAGATGTAAAAGCTGCAACGGAAGGAAGATAGTTcgagaaaagaaaattctagaagtTCATATTGACAAAGGCATGAAAGATGGCCAGAAGATAACATTCCATGGTGAAGGAGACCAAGAATCAGGACTGGAGCCAGGAGATATTATCATTGTTTTAGATCAGAAGGACCATGCTGTTTTTACTCGACGAGGAgaagatcttttcatgtgtatggaCATACAGCTGGTTGAGGCGTTGTGTGGCTTCCAGAAGCCAATATCTACTCTTGACAACCGAACCATAGTCATCACTTCTCATCCAGGTCAGATCGTCAAGCATGGAGATATCAAGTGTGTGCTAAATGAAGGCATGCCAATTTATCGTAGGCCATATGAAAAGGGTCGCCTAATCATTGAATTTAAGGTAAACTTTCCTGAGAATGGCTTTCTCTCTCCTGATAAACTCTCTTTGCTGGAAAAACTTCTGCCTGAGAGGAAGGAAGTAGAAGAGACTGATGAAATGGACCAGGTAGAATTAGTGGACTTtgatccaaatcaggaaagatgGTGCCATTACAGTGGAGAAGCATATGAGGATGATGAACATCATCCCCGGGGTGGTGTTCAGTGTCAGACCTCTTAGTAGGCCCATGAATAACACTCACTGCTGGGGTTTTATTGCAGTAGTGATTGAGTGAAGGACTATAATCATAATATGCTCActacttgcttttgttttaatattcaaCTATAGTAgtgtttaaaagttaaatgaagaataaacttgaatataaaagctaaaaaaaaaaaaaaaaaaaaaaaaaaaacccaagatcaACTCTGAAAGAAATCTAAAAGCTGATCCTAGGTGAATTAGACCCAACTGAACCTGACATCCTGAGACACTAAAGtgtatataatagtttaaaaCGCATCATTATGTTCATCATATTGAATCAGCATTCTGAAGTTCTATACAACTACACATAAGTTAAGCAGGTAACTATTACTCCTAACAGAAGTATCTTCAGTGAGCAAGCAGTGACTTTTAAGCCAGATAAAATACTACTAGGTTGTTGAGAATAATTTTGGCCTTTAAAAATTGCCTTAAGAAATGCAGATGACTTGCTGAAGAAGAATATT
Protein-coding sequences here:
- the LOC122441692 gene encoding dnaJ homolog subfamily A member 1-like, whose amino-acid sequence is MDIFDMFFRGGGRMQRERRGKNVVHQLTVTLEDSYNGATRKLALQKNVICDKCEGQGGKKGAVECCPNCRGTGMQIRIHQRGPGMVQQIQSVCMECQGHGERISPKDRCKSCNGRKIVREKKILEVHIDKGMKDGQKITFHGEGDQESGLEPGDIIIVLDQKDHAVFTRRGEDLFMCMDIQLVEALCGFQKPISTLDNRTIVITSHPGQIVKHGDIKCVLNEGMPIYRRPYEKGRLIIEFKVNFPENGFLSPDKLSLLEKLLPERKEVEETDEMDQVELVDFDPNQERWCHYSGEAYEDDEHHPRGGVQCQTS